In one Pseudarthrobacter sp. NBSH8 genomic region, the following are encoded:
- a CDS encoding TniB family NTP-binding protein, whose product MTEDLFQQLRKPENDSSLMNWISLSRVLGPGREHFTPADLLAYEAMDLDRRARFNEARVKFMAGGMIVKTDTISGLIRLFTKASLMNDGSLVGRRGVILSAPASSGKSTACVALMQYYLASYEKENPGAIAEGTVPVIYVSIPATRTIKGTLQRIARFLAVPFKTSDTETDLAAMLQHVLPAVGTKLIVLDEVQMLRGAESTSRPAVNNLKDLTNYFEGTIVYSGVNLGESGLLLGDAGLQLKRRVFNVNVSDFTGKMTAQKADEWVKVVGAFAKALPLYATNPETLRAEAEWLHDYTGGSIGTLKAVLFDAAASLILQDEPRNECLTRACLESSIRDYSAELGDTRVYPSAPLRGAAKRAKVFRTSV is encoded by the coding sequence ATGACCGAGGACCTGTTCCAACAGCTCCGCAAGCCCGAGAATGACAGTTCCTTGATGAACTGGATCTCCCTGAGCCGTGTGTTGGGTCCTGGTCGTGAGCACTTCACCCCAGCGGACTTGCTCGCTTACGAGGCAATGGACCTCGACCGGCGGGCGCGATTCAACGAGGCGCGTGTCAAGTTCATGGCCGGCGGAATGATCGTCAAGACCGACACCATCAGCGGCCTCATCCGTCTGTTCACGAAGGCCTCTTTAATGAATGACGGTTCGCTGGTGGGGCGGCGTGGCGTCATACTCTCGGCGCCTGCATCGTCCGGCAAGTCCACTGCCTGTGTGGCTTTGATGCAGTACTATTTGGCCAGCTACGAAAAGGAGAACCCGGGCGCAATAGCGGAAGGGACTGTGCCGGTCATCTACGTCTCCATCCCGGCGACCCGTACCATCAAGGGCACACTTCAACGGATCGCGAGGTTCCTTGCAGTGCCGTTCAAAACTAGCGACACCGAAACGGATTTGGCCGCCATGTTGCAGCATGTCCTGCCGGCAGTTGGCACGAAACTGATCGTTTTGGACGAAGTTCAGATGCTCAGGGGAGCCGAGTCCACGTCCCGACCAGCAGTCAATAACTTGAAGGACCTTACGAACTACTTTGAGGGAACCATCGTGTACTCGGGGGTGAACCTGGGGGAGTCAGGACTCCTGCTCGGAGACGCCGGTTTGCAGCTGAAAAGGCGGGTTTTCAACGTCAACGTCAGCGATTTCACTGGGAAGATGACGGCCCAGAAAGCGGATGAGTGGGTAAAGGTCGTTGGCGCATTCGCCAAGGCGCTGCCGCTTTATGCAACGAACCCGGAGACCCTGCGGGCCGAGGCCGAGTGGCTCCACGATTACACCGGCGGATCTATCGGGACGCTCAAAGCCGTGCTATTCGACGCCGCCGCCTCCCTAATCCTCCAGGATGAACCTAGGAACGAGTGCCTCACCAGGGCTTGTTTAGAAAGCTCGATACGGGACTACTCGGCCGAGCTCGGTGACACACGCGTCTATCCGTCAGCGCCGTTAAGGGGTGCAGCTAAGCGTGCGAAAGTCTTCCGCACTTCAGTCTGA
- a CDS encoding DUF262 domain-containing protein, with amino-acid sequence MAIDCEKGVRVVTVGELLDEGLTIPPYQRSYSWEPATALQLFDDIRNAFRPENVAPNALPDAEQAHEPSYVLGAVILHRDIEEVQTHVVDGQQRLLTLTMLLDLLDGGSEFPADVLPVEHEDQDAPVVRVRTELARRVQHMEEPSQAFADFIRNNCEIIRVETDDPDEAFRVFDSQNYRGKPLLPHDLLKAYHLREMSGESDAMREALVEVWQNVPDAELDRLFSTYLWRIKRWTRGLSAPRFAVRHIGSFKGLTPKSASTPAARYHLAAQTAVPMLAAWAEHSDETDRMANRTRFQIDAPVVAGRPFFEMATFMLGELQRLRNEGFDEQYGDEGQEKSWGNFASTDDDFRELPSRARYRYVSELYLASLLYYTNRFGDVEIRESRRRLFTWAYHLRTRYQRLQLVTVNKYASSLDDNESAFVLLRSAETATELRRLRVEVRGRDDNLKHEQDLLRLLDRLAG; translated from the coding sequence GTGGCTATTGATTGTGAGAAGGGCGTCAGAGTCGTCACTGTTGGCGAACTATTGGACGAAGGGCTGACGATCCCGCCTTATCAGCGGTCCTACAGTTGGGAGCCTGCCACCGCGCTTCAACTCTTCGACGACATCCGAAATGCATTTCGGCCAGAGAACGTTGCGCCGAACGCATTGCCAGATGCGGAGCAGGCTCATGAGCCTTCGTATGTGCTCGGCGCCGTCATCCTCCACAGGGACATTGAGGAAGTCCAAACCCATGTCGTCGACGGACAGCAGCGTCTCTTGACGCTCACGATGCTCTTAGATCTACTCGACGGAGGGAGCGAGTTCCCCGCCGATGTCCTGCCGGTAGAGCACGAGGACCAGGACGCTCCCGTAGTTCGGGTCCGTACGGAGCTGGCCCGTCGGGTGCAACACATGGAGGAGCCGAGTCAGGCATTCGCTGACTTCATCCGTAACAACTGCGAAATCATTCGTGTGGAAACGGACGACCCCGACGAAGCTTTCCGGGTCTTCGACTCGCAGAACTATCGGGGCAAGCCCCTGCTTCCACACGATCTGCTGAAGGCATACCACCTGCGCGAGATGAGCGGCGAGTCTGACGCTATGCGAGAAGCCCTCGTCGAGGTCTGGCAGAACGTCCCGGATGCAGAGCTTGACCGGCTGTTCTCGACGTACCTCTGGCGTATCAAGCGGTGGACGCGCGGACTTTCCGCACCGAGGTTTGCCGTGCGACACATCGGCTCCTTTAAGGGATTGACGCCCAAATCGGCAAGCACTCCCGCCGCGCGCTACCACCTCGCCGCTCAAACAGCCGTTCCCATGCTCGCGGCCTGGGCTGAGCACTCCGATGAAACGGACCGAATGGCCAACCGAACCCGCTTTCAAATTGACGCTCCCGTGGTTGCAGGCAGGCCCTTCTTCGAAATGGCTACGTTCATGTTGGGGGAACTACAGAGACTCCGCAATGAGGGCTTCGACGAACAGTACGGGGACGAAGGCCAGGAGAAGTCTTGGGGCAACTTCGCCTCCACGGACGATGACTTCCGTGAGCTCCCGTCGCGGGCAAGGTACCGGTACGTTTCCGAGCTTTACTTGGCATCGCTGCTCTACTACACGAACCGGTTCGGCGACGTCGAGATTCGCGAGTCTAGGCGCCGGTTGTTCACGTGGGCCTACCACCTCCGGACACGGTATCAGCGGCTTCAGCTAGTAACCGTGAACAAGTACGCAAGTTCGTTGGACGACAACGAATCCGCTTTTGTTCTTCTTCGAAGCGCGGAGACCGCCACGGAACTCCGGCGGCTACGCGTCGAGGTCCGAGGGCGAGATGACAACCTGAAGCACGAGCAGGATCTACTCCGCCTATTGGACAGATTGGCCGGTTAA
- a CDS encoding TnsA-like heteromeric transposase endonuclease subunit, which yields MDDISGENTTTDPTQEFQYLRRNRAKSSHPYRNISIKDGFEEVRWRYPESAALGEMHVVDGTPFTGDITRAIPSRAGYKYPQRINHDGYYVVGQTCEQVWYESMTEYVALMQIEHSMSVASIASQPCCCLLRGEMAHYPDYAVRTAGGIIVIDVRDMHFTTLRDIAKFNRTGNLCKQLGWGYAVIEPLFGYERHNLVWLAGYRHWYAAPDADLAGRIIKLAADPTALMDLARELDANLGWRHLPAIFHLMFKRVLSYDGSRPLDDDTLIWKA from the coding sequence ATGGACGATATAAGCGGAGAAAATACCACGACCGATCCGACCCAAGAATTCCAATACCTTCGCAGGAATCGGGCAAAATCCTCGCACCCCTACCGGAATATCAGTATCAAGGACGGGTTTGAAGAAGTTCGCTGGCGCTACCCCGAATCTGCGGCACTCGGGGAAATGCATGTCGTAGACGGGACGCCATTCACTGGCGACATCACCCGGGCCATTCCCAGCCGTGCGGGATACAAGTACCCACAGCGCATAAACCACGACGGCTACTACGTCGTTGGACAAACGTGCGAGCAGGTCTGGTATGAATCCATGACAGAATATGTGGCGCTTATGCAGATCGAGCACTCTATGTCGGTCGCCTCGATAGCATCGCAGCCGTGCTGTTGCCTACTTCGCGGTGAGATGGCTCATTATCCTGACTATGCGGTCCGGACCGCCGGCGGCATCATTGTCATCGACGTCCGCGACATGCACTTCACGACTCTGCGAGATATAGCGAAGTTCAATCGGACTGGAAATCTCTGTAAACAGCTCGGATGGGGCTACGCGGTCATCGAGCCGCTGTTCGGATACGAGCGTCACAACCTGGTCTGGCTCGCCGGCTACCGCCACTGGTATGCGGCACCCGATGCCGACCTGGCAGGCCGGATCATTAAGCTAGCGGCCGACCCCACCGCGCTGATGGATCTGGCGCGCGAGTTGGATGCCAACCTTGGATGGCGGCATCTGCCGGCCATTTTCCACCTAATGTTCAAGCGGGTCCTGAGCTATGACGGGTCCCGACCACTAGACGACGACACCCTTATCTGGAAGGCGTGA
- a CDS encoding Mu transposase C-terminal domain-containing protein → MDRSPLELDLARLVIMDGIGYMVEGRQGSNLSLFNTLTGETLTMTYSAVMRRIGLSEIPLDNIDAVRAAGAKPVELSKWRMTFKDHIEEVAYGKPHGAMTYRPEYDPNTTNQKERLDRKASDLAGSNMPGTSRSNLKKLVCKLKRRDSTGLVDGRSHRVVDPFANIDPRLYKMMIRRIDRARNESTPTTEQLITEVRVDWIQTYPRELSVLPSNRTLRRKFHVLTEHRDTTGSAKNRRSHESAPKRQMAGRPAFAPGEEIQIDSTVLDLLVRGDKGELFRPNLTTFIDKATHTVTAAMLTKRVKGVDLAYLLAKSLSIPETRPGPKLPYNLNEVRTLPWAEALVDQELEGKDTGRPIIVPRRLIMDNGLDYQSDAFLLACRGFCIDVTNAAPGTGSDKAIVERLNRTIKDLFARNLPGFTGGSPDTRGRKIEQQAGLLSIFTVAWVLDLWLRHVWQNLETRALRNPEHPAILYSPNTMYEALTYRTGCLFVPIHPDTYVSLLSVVDRVIGPMGITIGNRWYDSRMLGPYRGQPSGDKLTGDLWRVRYDPNNPAVVWVRIPTLDRFPDAGSYIECPWVNSDAFDSPFSRAIREMAEAARQYGFQIPEKERGEASRLFVKSVSAAAEKEFREAQEREAKERLDAQQGVAHARPRIVEEPRGPSEVWADAGHTGAYEIFDPESYEDDND, encoded by the coding sequence ATGGATAGGAGTCCGCTCGAGTTGGACTTGGCGAGGCTCGTCATAATGGACGGCATCGGTTACATGGTTGAAGGGCGCCAAGGCTCTAACCTCTCTCTGTTCAACACGCTCACCGGTGAGACGTTGACGATGACATACTCGGCTGTCATGCGCAGGATCGGACTGTCCGAGATTCCGTTGGACAACATCGATGCCGTCCGTGCCGCCGGCGCGAAACCTGTAGAGCTTTCGAAGTGGAGGATGACGTTCAAGGACCACATCGAGGAGGTGGCATATGGCAAGCCGCACGGCGCGATGACGTACCGGCCGGAGTACGACCCGAATACAACTAATCAAAAGGAACGACTTGACAGGAAGGCCTCTGATTTGGCTGGCTCGAACATGCCTGGCACCTCCCGGTCCAACCTTAAGAAGCTCGTTTGCAAGCTGAAAAGGCGGGACTCGACCGGACTGGTGGATGGACGCTCCCACCGCGTCGTGGACCCGTTCGCTAACATTGACCCGCGGCTGTACAAGATGATGATCCGCCGCATCGATAGGGCCAGGAATGAGTCCACGCCCACGACCGAGCAGCTGATCACCGAGGTCCGGGTCGACTGGATCCAGACGTACCCGCGCGAACTGTCAGTTCTGCCATCCAACAGGACTCTTCGCCGGAAGTTCCATGTCCTTACCGAGCACCGCGACACCACCGGCAGCGCGAAAAACCGCCGCAGCCACGAAAGCGCACCGAAACGCCAGATGGCCGGACGCCCAGCATTCGCCCCCGGCGAAGAAATCCAAATCGACTCCACAGTGCTGGACTTGCTCGTTCGCGGTGATAAAGGCGAACTATTCCGTCCTAACCTGACCACGTTCATCGATAAAGCGACGCATACCGTGACGGCAGCCATGCTGACGAAGAGAGTTAAGGGCGTCGACCTGGCATATTTACTGGCGAAGTCACTGTCGATCCCGGAGACAAGGCCGGGCCCTAAACTGCCGTATAACCTAAATGAAGTCCGGACCCTGCCCTGGGCTGAAGCGCTCGTCGACCAGGAACTCGAGGGCAAGGACACGGGCAGGCCCATCATCGTGCCCCGGCGCCTCATCATGGACAACGGACTGGATTACCAGTCAGATGCATTCCTTCTCGCATGCCGGGGGTTCTGCATCGACGTCACCAACGCCGCTCCGGGCACCGGATCAGACAAGGCCATCGTGGAACGGCTCAACCGGACCATCAAGGACCTATTTGCTCGAAACCTCCCCGGTTTCACCGGTGGATCCCCTGACACCCGAGGCCGCAAAATCGAACAGCAGGCAGGCCTGCTAAGCATCTTCACAGTCGCTTGGGTGCTGGATCTGTGGCTCAGACACGTGTGGCAGAATCTAGAGACCCGGGCCTTGAGAAACCCGGAACATCCGGCGATCCTTTACAGCCCCAACACCATGTACGAGGCGCTCACTTATCGGACCGGTTGCCTCTTTGTCCCCATCCACCCGGACACTTACGTGAGTCTGCTTTCCGTGGTCGACCGGGTGATCGGCCCAATGGGAATCACGATCGGCAACAGGTGGTATGACAGCCGGATGCTGGGCCCGTACCGGGGCCAGCCATCCGGCGACAAGCTGACCGGTGACCTGTGGCGGGTCCGCTACGACCCGAATAACCCGGCTGTTGTGTGGGTGCGCATTCCGACCCTGGATAGATTCCCGGACGCAGGATCATATATCGAATGTCCATGGGTAAACTCCGATGCCTTCGATTCGCCTTTCTCTCGGGCTATTCGTGAGATGGCGGAGGCCGCCAGACAGTACGGGTTCCAAATCCCGGAGAAGGAGCGCGGCGAAGCCTCCAGGCTCTTCGTGAAGAGCGTCTCTGCCGCGGCGGAAAAGGAATTCCGCGAGGCTCAGGAGCGGGAAGCCAAAGAGAGGCTTGACGCCCAACAGGGAGTTGCCCACGCACGGCCAAGGATTGTAGAGGAGCCGAGGGGCCCGTCCGAGGTTTGGGCGGATGCTGGGCATACGGGCGCCTATGAGATATTCGATCCGGAATCCTACGAGGATGACAATGACTGA
- a CDS encoding zinc-ribbon domain-containing protein, which produces MRIHALLSTGRASKTLLDEVVCRIDSARSNEHLGVPHPSDLPAIADVLDAVTDPDIQTATLDETVTFAIRYSKMSAILETRVTGCTPELCDEVWLLLRPSAVWVRTTLLGEAPVDRFEPFIIPAPAVNPSEPGYPLEPFDRSMDCLRTVGQDSEKWWEDRYMIRQPSSPHKEFLLICDNGHIQRTAKGHARRAGTEDFHCAVCSGQRVIAGLNSLGDLMPKFVPEWDQSANGVLTPFMVSPGSNRKVGWIDERGHHYEAYIINRTQRGTGCPACAAKAVLPGFNDLETSHPELAALWDHDANPDLKPTDVSAGNSKTRVHFRCVMGHPFVRTPAKLIESGGRCQTCNGRILILGVNDLATARPEIAAWWHPTKNGNLSPTMVKPGSEIEVWWICPDGHEFPANVDYRCRQEKATCPVDTGRLLLTGVNDLATKEPALVLDWDGPRNGMPPSQTVPTNHVWNWTCRFGHTQRATVANRRRAGGCTDCPPEDRVAQSKQKFARGRQGWDKRKAKLVVPGELYCGQARPQAPTYLSSR; this is translated from the coding sequence TTGAGGATCCACGCTCTCCTATCCACAGGACGAGCCTCCAAGACACTGCTCGACGAGGTGGTTTGCCGGATCGATTCTGCCCGCAGCAACGAACATCTCGGCGTCCCCCATCCAAGTGACCTTCCCGCGATCGCGGACGTGCTGGACGCCGTTACGGATCCCGACATTCAGACCGCGACCTTGGACGAAACGGTAACGTTCGCCATTCGTTACTCCAAGATGTCCGCAATCCTGGAAACCAGAGTTACCGGCTGCACCCCGGAACTATGTGACGAAGTGTGGCTACTCCTGAGGCCCTCGGCCGTTTGGGTTCGAACCACACTTTTGGGTGAGGCTCCGGTGGACAGGTTCGAGCCGTTCATCATCCCGGCGCCCGCTGTGAATCCGTCGGAGCCCGGATACCCGCTGGAACCATTCGACCGGTCGATGGACTGCCTTCGAACCGTGGGACAGGATAGTGAAAAGTGGTGGGAGGACCGTTACATGATCCGCCAGCCGTCATCGCCGCACAAGGAATTTCTTCTGATTTGCGACAACGGACACATTCAGCGGACCGCAAAGGGACATGCACGCAGGGCCGGGACTGAAGACTTCCACTGCGCCGTCTGCTCCGGACAACGCGTTATTGCCGGACTTAATTCACTGGGAGATCTTATGCCCAAGTTCGTCCCTGAATGGGATCAAAGCGCCAACGGTGTATTGACCCCATTCATGGTTTCTCCAGGATCAAATCGCAAGGTCGGCTGGATAGACGAGAGGGGTCACCATTATGAGGCGTACATCATCAACAGAACCCAGCGCGGCACAGGCTGCCCAGCCTGCGCCGCCAAAGCTGTCCTGCCAGGCTTCAACGACCTGGAAACCAGTCACCCCGAACTCGCCGCATTGTGGGACCATGATGCCAACCCAGACCTGAAGCCGACGGATGTGTCAGCCGGAAACTCGAAAACTAGAGTCCATTTTCGCTGTGTCATGGGCCACCCCTTCGTCCGGACCCCTGCCAAACTCATCGAATCCGGTGGCCGCTGCCAGACTTGCAACGGCCGCATCCTGATCCTTGGAGTCAACGACCTAGCTACCGCCCGCCCGGAGATCGCAGCATGGTGGCACCCAACTAAGAACGGAAACCTTTCGCCAACCATGGTGAAGCCTGGCAGCGAAATCGAAGTGTGGTGGATCTGTCCTGACGGACATGAATTTCCTGCGAACGTCGACTATCGGTGTAGACAGGAAAAGGCAACATGTCCCGTGGACACAGGTCGATTACTTTTGACGGGCGTAAACGACCTGGCAACGAAGGAACCTGCACTGGTCCTTGACTGGGACGGACCCCGAAACGGCATGCCACCGTCCCAGACAGTCCCGACCAACCACGTATGGAACTGGACCTGCCGGTTTGGGCACACTCAACGTGCAACTGTCGCGAATCGCCGCCGCGCCGGCGGGTGCACCGACTGCCCACCGGAGGATCGGGTAGCCCAGTCGAAGCAAAAGTTCGCTCGAGGACGTCAGGGTTGGGACAAGCGCAAGGCGAAATTAGTCGTTCCTGGCGAACTATATTGCGGCCAAGCTCGCCCTCAAGCACCTACTTACTTGTCGTCGAGGTAA